One Mycolicibacterium fortuitum subsp. fortuitum genomic window carries:
- a CDS encoding N-acetylglutamate synthase, CG3035 family, which yields MPDLPVLGSRVSLRYRLPAGSAKPLTDVIGHLERLEPTVLIRTKDGELVDIAPADVVTVRELSHTPVRASEIRALEHAAALAWPGVEQQWSGGWLLRAGHGITSRANSAIPLDVSAQIAHLALVRDWYRERDLPAWLALPERLLPIRTPGIKPARVMVREPAAAPTTPTATLAQQPDAQWLAIYERDVPVDVLTAVIDGRLTFATVSGCAVGRGAVTTAPDGTPWLGISSVRVSPAHRGQGHARAVCEALLAWGAESGARRAYVQVEVDNHAAIALYTTLGFRLHHQTRYVAVEDVLTPR from the coding sequence ATGCCCGACTTGCCCGTCCTCGGGTCCCGCGTCAGCCTGCGCTACCGGCTGCCCGCCGGTTCGGCCAAGCCGCTCACCGACGTCATCGGACACCTGGAACGCCTCGAGCCGACAGTGCTGATCCGTACGAAGGACGGCGAGCTGGTCGATATCGCCCCGGCCGACGTCGTCACCGTGCGCGAGCTGTCGCACACCCCGGTGCGCGCCTCGGAGATTCGCGCGCTCGAACACGCGGCCGCCCTGGCGTGGCCGGGTGTCGAGCAGCAATGGTCGGGTGGGTGGCTGCTGCGCGCCGGGCATGGCATCACCAGCCGCGCCAATTCGGCTATCCCGTTGGACGTGTCGGCGCAGATCGCCCACCTCGCCCTAGTGCGGGACTGGTATCGCGAACGTGATCTGCCGGCCTGGCTGGCCCTGCCGGAGCGCCTGCTGCCGATTCGGACTCCCGGTATCAAGCCGGCCCGGGTCATGGTGCGTGAGCCGGCAGCGGCGCCCACGACACCGACCGCCACGCTGGCGCAGCAACCCGACGCCCAGTGGCTGGCGATCTACGAACGCGACGTCCCCGTCGATGTCCTGACGGCCGTGATCGACGGACGGCTGACGTTCGCGACAGTGTCCGGATGCGCGGTCGGCCGCGGCGCGGTGACGACGGCCCCGGACGGCACGCCCTGGCTGGGTATCTCGTCGGTCCGGGTCTCTCCCGCCCATCGGGGACAGGGGCACGCCCGGGCGGTGTGTGAGGCGCTGCTGGCCTGGGGTGCCGAGTCCGGTGCTCGGCGGGCATACGTACAGGTGGAGGTCGACAACCACGCAGCCATCGCGCTGTACACCACGCTGGGTTTCCGGTTGCACCACCAAACCCGTTATGTCGCAGTCGAAGACGTACTCACGCCGCGCTGA
- a CDS encoding peptide deformylase: MAVVPICIVGDPVLHTPTEPVPVGPDGSLPADLPELIQNMFDTMDAANGVGLAANQIGVAKRLFVYDCAPTRGHTTRRRGVVINPVLETSEVPETMPDPDDDEEGCLSVPGENFPTGRADWARVTGLDADGSPVTLEGTDLFARMLQHETGHLDGFLYIDRLVGRYARAAKKTVKRNGWGVPGLSWMPGEVPDPFGH; encoded by the coding sequence ATGGCCGTCGTACCGATTTGCATCGTCGGGGATCCCGTTCTGCACACGCCGACCGAGCCGGTGCCCGTCGGCCCGGACGGTTCGCTGCCCGCAGATCTGCCCGAACTCATCCAGAACATGTTCGACACGATGGACGCCGCGAACGGCGTTGGCTTGGCCGCCAACCAGATCGGCGTGGCCAAGCGGTTGTTCGTCTATGACTGCGCCCCGACGCGCGGTCACACCACCCGCCGCCGCGGAGTCGTCATCAATCCGGTGCTGGAGACCTCGGAGGTTCCCGAGACCATGCCCGATCCCGACGACGACGAGGAAGGCTGCCTCTCGGTGCCGGGCGAGAATTTCCCGACCGGCCGGGCCGACTGGGCGCGCGTCACGGGCCTGGACGCCGACGGTTCTCCGGTCACCCTCGAGGGCACCGACTTGTTTGCCCGGATGCTGCAGCACGAGACCGGACACCTCGACGGGTTCCTCTACATCGACCGCCTCGTGGGGCGCTACGCGCGGGCTGCGAAGAAGACCGTCAAGCGCAACGGATGGGGCGTTCCGGGCCTGTCCTGGATGCCCGGTGAGGTGCCGGACCCGTTCGGGCACTGA
- a CDS encoding DUF3263 domain-containing protein yields MDGAMARAEQSGDDSGLSDGLTRREHDILAFERQWWKYAGSKEDAIKELFSMSATRYYQVLNALVDRPEALAADPMLVKRLRRLRASRQKARAARRLGFDITT; encoded by the coding sequence ATGGACGGCGCCATGGCGCGGGCTGAGCAATCCGGGGACGACTCTGGCCTGAGTGATGGCCTCACCCGCCGCGAGCACGATATTTTGGCCTTCGAACGCCAGTGGTGGAAGTACGCCGGCAGCAAGGAAGACGCGATCAAGGAGCTCTTCTCGATGTCTGCCACGCGGTACTACCAGGTGCTCAACGCGTTGGTGGACCGGCCCGAGGCGCTGGCTGCCGACCCCATGCTGGTCAAGCGACTGCGGCGGCTGCGTGCCAGCCGTCAGAAGGCACGCGCCGCGCGGCGGCTCGGCTTCGATATCACGACTTAA
- a CDS encoding LytR C-terminal domain-containing protein, with translation MNQRDSSGLPLRAMVMVLLFLGVVFLLVGFQAIGSDDDSADQSSPVATTTTTTTATKTSAKAEPAPEVKADVRVYNVSDVAGAAETTANRLREAHWNVTDTGNLTMEGVAGTTVFFGETAGEKEAAEAVGKAIQAPVEPRRAELLEQPPGVIVVVTG, from the coding sequence ATGAATCAGCGAGACTCCTCCGGGCTGCCCCTGCGCGCCATGGTCATGGTGCTGTTGTTCCTCGGGGTGGTTTTCCTGCTGGTCGGTTTCCAGGCGATCGGCTCCGACGACGACTCCGCGGACCAGTCGTCGCCCGTGGCGACCACGACCACGACGACCACCGCCACGAAGACATCGGCAAAGGCCGAACCCGCACCCGAGGTCAAGGCCGACGTCCGGGTGTACAACGTCTCCGATGTCGCCGGAGCGGCCGAGACCACGGCCAACCGCCTGCGCGAGGCGCACTGGAACGTCACCGACACCGGCAACCTCACGATGGAGGGTGTCGCCGGCACCACGGTGTTCTTCGGTGAGACCGCGGGGGAGAAGGAAGCCGCCGAAGCCGTAGGTAAGGCGATCCAGGCTCCCGTCGAACCCCGACGTGCCGAACTTCTCGAGCAACCACCGGGCGTGATCGTGGTAGTCACCGGCTAG
- the sodC gene encoding superoxide dismutase[Cu-Zn], whose protein sequence is MLKSVGVAVLFAAPVVALSACSPPGQVPSDTPGTTPAIWTGSPSPSAAPGEHGSGHGAPATSGGETLTAELKTADGTSVATADFQFADGFATVTVETTAPGKLAPGFHGLHIHSVGKCEANSVAPTGGAPGDFNSAGGHFQVSGHSGHPSSGDLSSLQIRADGSGKLVTTTDAFTAQDLLGGAKTAIIIHEKSDNFANIPPEKYQQVIGGAPGPDQATLATGDAGSRVACGVIGAG, encoded by the coding sequence ATGCTTAAGTCCGTCGGTGTTGCCGTCCTGTTCGCCGCCCCTGTCGTCGCACTGAGCGCCTGCAGCCCTCCCGGCCAGGTCCCGTCCGACACGCCCGGTACCACCCCGGCAATCTGGACCGGGTCGCCCTCGCCCTCGGCCGCTCCCGGTGAGCACGGCAGCGGGCACGGTGCGCCGGCCACCAGCGGCGGCGAGACCCTGACCGCTGAGCTCAAGACCGCCGACGGCACGTCGGTGGCAACCGCTGACTTCCAGTTCGCCGACGGCTTCGCCACCGTGACCGTCGAGACCACCGCCCCGGGCAAGCTGGCTCCGGGATTCCACGGCCTGCACATCCACTCCGTCGGCAAGTGTGAGGCCAACTCCGTGGCTCCCACCGGCGGTGCGCCCGGCGACTTCAACTCCGCCGGTGGCCATTTCCAGGTGTCCGGGCACAGCGGGCATCCCTCCAGCGGTGACCTGAGCTCGCTGCAGATCCGCGCTGACGGGTCCGGCAAGTTGGTGACCACCACCGACGCGTTCACCGCTCAGGATCTGCTGGGCGGCGCCAAGACCGCCATCATCATCCACGAGAAGTCGGACAACTTCGCCAACATCCCGCCGGAGAAGTACCAGCAGGTCATCGGTGGTGCACCCGGCCCCGATCAGGCGACCTTGGCCACCGGCGACGCCGGAAGTCGGGTGGCGTGCGGTGTTATCGGCGCCGGCTGA
- a CDS encoding glutamate--cysteine ligase, with product MLSAPADSRIDFAGSPRPTVGVEWEFALVDADTRDLSNGAAEVIAEVGESPHVHKELLRNTIEIVTGICDNTGEAMDDLRSTLGPVRKIVHDRGMELFCAGTHPFAKWSAQQLTDAPRYAELIKRTQWWGRQMLIWGVHVHVGISSAHKVMPIISSLLNQYPHLLALSASSPFWDGEDTGYASNRAMMFQQLPTAGLPFQFQTWPEFEGFVHDQKKTGIIDHLNEIRWDIRPSPHLGTVEVRIFDGVSNVRELGALVALTHCLIVDLDRRLDAGEQLPTMPPWHVQENKWRAARYGLDAVIILDAESNERLVTEDLDELLNHLEPVAKSLGCADELASVTDIYHGGGSYQRQRRVAEENDGDLREVVDALVGELQL from the coding sequence GTGTTATCGGCGCCGGCTGACAGCCGCATCGATTTCGCCGGGTCGCCCCGGCCCACCGTCGGCGTCGAGTGGGAGTTCGCTCTCGTCGACGCCGACACTCGTGATCTGAGCAACGGAGCCGCCGAGGTGATCGCCGAGGTCGGCGAGAGCCCGCACGTGCACAAGGAGTTGCTGCGCAACACCATCGAGATCGTCACCGGAATCTGCGACAACACCGGTGAGGCGATGGATGACCTGCGCAGCACCCTTGGGCCCGTACGCAAGATCGTGCACGACCGCGGCATGGAGCTGTTCTGCGCGGGCACCCATCCGTTCGCGAAATGGTCGGCGCAACAGCTGACCGACGCACCGAGATATGCCGAGCTGATCAAGCGCACCCAGTGGTGGGGTCGGCAGATGCTGATCTGGGGCGTGCATGTGCACGTCGGGATCTCCTCGGCGCACAAGGTGATGCCGATCATCTCCTCACTGCTCAACCAGTATCCGCACCTGCTGGCGCTGTCGGCGTCCTCACCGTTCTGGGACGGTGAGGACACCGGGTACGCCAGCAACCGGGCGATGATGTTTCAGCAGTTGCCCACAGCGGGATTGCCGTTCCAGTTCCAGACGTGGCCGGAGTTCGAGGGTTTCGTCCACGACCAGAAGAAGACCGGCATCATCGACCATCTCAACGAGATCCGTTGGGATATCAGGCCCTCGCCGCATCTGGGCACCGTCGAGGTCCGCATCTTCGACGGGGTGTCGAATGTGCGGGAGCTCGGTGCGCTGGTCGCGCTCACCCACTGCCTGATCGTCGATCTGGACCGCAGGCTCGACGCGGGTGAACAGCTGCCCACCATGCCGCCGTGGCATGTCCAGGAGAACAAGTGGCGCGCCGCCCGTTACGGCCTGGACGCCGTGATCATCCTGGACGCCGAGAGCAACGAGCGGCTGGTCACCGAGGACCTCGACGAACTACTGAATCACCTTGAGCCGGTGGCCAAGTCATTGGGATGCGCTGACGAGCTGGCATCGGTCACCGACATCTATCACGGCGGCGGCTCGTATCAACGGCAGCGTCGCGTGGCTGAGGAGAACGACGGCGACCTGCGCGAAGTCGTCGACGCACTGGTCGGTGAACTCCAACTGTGA
- a CDS encoding Lrp/AsnC family transcriptional regulator, with the protein MPPSAELDSARTLLSDPGYTELDAVDRQLIELLQADGRIPYAELGRRADITEKAARRRVSRLLSEGYISIAAVTDPAVLGYGALGLALLTVDGARTPVELAAELALLPEADYVTATSGPYGVVLELVCTDARELHDVAFGRIAALPGVGSVELLPYLRLHYQQARLSGALADGAVRPRPLDDIDRAILTRLAVDGRAAFRDFASALGLSESTIRSRYSRIVDTGAARVMCIANPLRLGYRHSSWVAIRTDGRAGAQRVAEALTRVEAVSYVALTAGRWDVLAEVLTTCGEDLLNVLDESIRGLDGVTAMQAWPYISVHYKAIHPRDVRDLSQAPFC; encoded by the coding sequence ATGCCACCGTCAGCGGAGCTTGACAGCGCCCGCACGCTGCTGTCTGATCCGGGGTACACCGAACTCGACGCGGTGGACCGCCAATTGATCGAACTGCTGCAGGCCGACGGCCGCATTCCCTACGCCGAGCTCGGCCGCCGGGCTGACATCACGGAAAAGGCTGCGCGCCGCCGTGTTTCGCGGCTGTTGAGCGAGGGCTACATTTCCATCGCCGCCGTCACCGATCCGGCTGTCCTCGGATACGGGGCGCTGGGCCTGGCGCTGCTCACGGTGGACGGCGCGCGCACCCCGGTCGAGCTCGCCGCTGAGCTGGCGCTGTTGCCCGAAGCCGACTACGTGACGGCGACGTCCGGCCCGTACGGGGTGGTGCTGGAGCTGGTCTGCACGGACGCCCGCGAGCTTCACGATGTGGCGTTCGGACGGATAGCAGCCCTGCCGGGAGTGGGTTCGGTCGAGCTTCTCCCCTACCTGCGGCTGCACTATCAGCAGGCTCGGCTGTCGGGTGCGTTGGCCGACGGTGCGGTACGCCCCCGCCCGCTCGACGACATCGACCGGGCGATCCTGACGCGGCTCGCTGTCGACGGCAGGGCCGCGTTCCGCGACTTCGCTTCCGCCCTGGGCTTGTCCGAGAGCACCATCCGGTCGCGGTACAGCCGAATCGTGGACACCGGCGCAGCCCGGGTGATGTGCATAGCCAACCCGCTGCGCCTCGGTTATCGCCACAGCAGTTGGGTGGCGATCCGCACGGACGGGCGGGCCGGCGCACAGCGGGTGGCCGAGGCGCTGACGCGTGTGGAGGCAGTCTCTTACGTGGCGCTGACCGCCGGTCGCTGGGACGTCCTGGCGGAGGTGCTCACCACCTGCGGCGAGGATCTGCTCAACGTGCTCGACGAGAGCATCCGCGGCCTGGACGGTGTCACCGCGATGCAGGCCTGGCCATATATCTCAGTGCACTACAAGGCAATTCATCCCAGGGACGTCAGGGATCTCAGCCAGGCACCTTTTTGTTGA
- a CDS encoding LON peptidase substrate-binding domain-containing protein, producing the protein MTVSPMFPLEVAMLPGQELPLRIFEPRYVAMVGDCMASSEPSFGVVLISAGREVGGGDRRCDVGALARIVDCQEFGVGKYRLLCVMGERIRVQRWLDDDPYPRAEIELWPDEPGRPADSARIGDVEDRMVALLDKIGEARGTPIRSREIVESAGVDPQNRLYALASRLPIGQADRYSLLAAPSEAERVEVLSEAVDSVTAMVEFQLSE; encoded by the coding sequence ATGACGGTCTCACCCATGTTTCCACTCGAAGTGGCGATGTTGCCCGGCCAGGAACTGCCGCTGCGGATCTTCGAACCACGGTACGTGGCGATGGTGGGCGACTGTATGGCCTCCTCCGAGCCGTCTTTCGGGGTGGTGCTGATCTCGGCCGGCCGCGAGGTGGGCGGCGGTGACCGCCGGTGCGACGTCGGGGCGCTGGCCAGGATCGTGGACTGTCAGGAGTTCGGAGTCGGCAAGTACCGGTTGCTGTGCGTGATGGGCGAACGAATTCGGGTGCAGCGCTGGCTCGACGATGATCCGTATCCGCGCGCCGAGATCGAACTGTGGCCCGACGAGCCCGGACGCCCGGCCGACTCCGCCCGCATCGGCGATGTCGAAGACCGGATGGTGGCGTTGCTCGACAAGATCGGTGAGGCTCGCGGTACGCCGATCCGCAGCCGCGAGATCGTGGAATCCGCCGGCGTCGACCCGCAGAACCGTCTGTACGCCTTGGCGTCTCGGCTGCCGATCGGACAGGCCGACCGCTACTCGCTGCTGGCCGCGCCGTCGGAAGCGGAGCGCGTCGAGGTGCTCAGCGAGGCCGTGGATTCCGTCACCGCAATGGTGGAATTCCAGCTCTCGGAGTAG
- a CDS encoding alpha/beta fold hydrolase gives MASVLTTSDGTDLALETTGTGPPVIFVHGSNGGLDSWADVAQRLSGFQIVRYARRNHPPSAVGASPNSFAVEATDLGCVLRSVTDASGTDAHVVGGSYGATVALHAAVADPDRIASLALFEPPLLLSGRHLLPVLDRYRRLCADARYADAVELFAREVACVPSELVAAASFEVESEEIGRVTTLSSGADLEAMARDGRDVDRWAAIGVPVLLMQGGLSWPPLPDGMDRLAQVLPHAQRVVWPDQSHFATAMVPERVAQELQRFFATV, from the coding sequence ATGGCTTCCGTGCTGACAACCTCGGACGGCACCGATCTCGCGCTGGAGACGACGGGAACCGGCCCGCCGGTGATCTTCGTGCACGGGTCCAACGGCGGTCTCGACTCCTGGGCCGATGTCGCTCAACGCCTCAGCGGCTTCCAGATCGTGCGGTATGCGCGCCGGAACCACCCGCCGAGTGCAGTCGGCGCGTCCCCCAACAGTTTTGCCGTGGAGGCCACGGATCTGGGGTGCGTGCTGAGGTCGGTGACGGACGCGTCAGGAACGGATGCGCACGTCGTCGGCGGTTCCTACGGGGCGACGGTCGCGCTTCACGCCGCGGTCGCAGATCCGGATCGCATTGCCTCGCTGGCGCTGTTCGAGCCGCCCTTGCTGTTGTCCGGTCGACACCTCTTGCCAGTACTGGACCGCTACCGGCGATTGTGCGCCGATGCCCGCTATGCGGACGCGGTGGAGCTTTTCGCCCGCGAGGTGGCCTGCGTTCCTTCTGAACTGGTGGCGGCGGCCTCGTTCGAGGTCGAAAGCGAAGAAATCGGCCGGGTCACCACGTTGTCTTCGGGCGCCGACCTCGAAGCGATGGCCCGTGACGGGCGTGACGTCGACCGGTGGGCGGCGATCGGCGTGCCGGTGTTGCTCATGCAGGGCGGATTGAGTTGGCCGCCTCTGCCTGACGGGATGGACCGCCTGGCGCAGGTGCTCCCGCATGCTCAGCGAGTCGTCTGGCCCGACCAATCCCACTTCGCCACCGCGATGGTGCCCGAACGTGTTGCCCAGGAGCTTCAGCGCTTCTTCGCCACCGTGTGA
- a CDS encoding SAM-dependent methyltransferase: protein MARTDDDSWDITESVGATALGVAMARANETASDCPLFTDPYAQMFLDAATARGWHPPTGVMSRRIRAIGNYAASRTKWFDEFFVAAGAAGIRQAVILAAGLDARAWRLPWIQDTVVFEIDQPLVLQFKQEVLAAHQVTSKARYVPVAVDLRQDWPKALEDAGFDITEPTAWSVEGLLPYLPADAQDRLFERITAMSARDSRIGVEAFSADFFSEDHLARRRERLEQMRAEAVEAGESAEDMPDPAQLWFNEDRPYVPEWLSEHCWDVSALPAEDLMARYHRALPADTTEGTMPTEFVEGVLADKFSQ, encoded by the coding sequence ATGGCCAGAACTGACGACGACAGCTGGGATATCACCGAGAGCGTGGGTGCCACCGCCCTCGGCGTGGCGATGGCACGCGCCAACGAAACCGCCAGTGATTGCCCGCTGTTCACCGACCCGTATGCCCAGATGTTCCTCGACGCCGCGACCGCTCGGGGATGGCATCCACCCACCGGCGTGATGTCCCGACGCATCCGGGCCATCGGCAATTACGCCGCCTCGCGCACCAAGTGGTTCGACGAGTTCTTCGTCGCCGCGGGCGCAGCAGGTATCCGCCAGGCGGTGATCTTGGCGGCGGGCCTCGACGCCCGCGCCTGGCGGTTGCCGTGGATCCAGGACACCGTGGTGTTCGAGATAGACCAGCCGCTGGTGTTGCAGTTCAAGCAGGAAGTGCTGGCGGCCCATCAGGTGACGTCGAAGGCGCGGTACGTCCCGGTGGCCGTCGACCTGCGCCAGGACTGGCCGAAAGCGCTGGAGGACGCCGGCTTCGACATCACCGAGCCCACGGCATGGTCAGTCGAGGGGCTGCTGCCCTATCTACCGGCCGACGCACAGGATCGGTTGTTCGAGCGCATCACCGCGATGTCGGCGCGGGACAGCCGGATCGGCGTCGAGGCCTTCAGCGCCGACTTCTTCTCCGAAGACCACCTGGCGCGCCGCCGTGAGCGGCTCGAGCAGATGCGGGCCGAGGCCGTCGAGGCGGGCGAGAGCGCCGAGGACATGCCCGATCCCGCACAGCTGTGGTTCAACGAGGACCGCCCCTACGTGCCCGAGTGGCTCAGTGAACATTGCTGGGATGTGTCGGCGCTGCCTGCCGAGGATCTGATGGCGCGCTATCACCGTGCCCTGCCTGCCGATACCACCGAGGGCACCATGCCCACCGAGTTCGTCGAGGGTGTCCTGGCCGACAAGTTTTCGCAGTGA
- the mnhG gene encoding monovalent cation/H(+) antiporter subunit G, with product MNILDILTAVLILSGSTLALTAAIGVVRFPDTLSRMHAATKPQVLGLLLVLAGAAIRLRGHADIGMVILTGLFTLITAPVVANRVGQLAYHEQNIRDDLLTRDEMAEFGDTGGDGQN from the coding sequence ATGAACATTCTCGACATCCTCACGGCCGTACTGATTCTGAGTGGGTCAACGCTGGCACTGACGGCGGCCATCGGCGTGGTCCGGTTTCCCGACACGCTGTCGCGCATGCACGCTGCCACCAAGCCACAGGTGCTCGGACTGCTGCTGGTTTTGGCGGGTGCGGCGATCCGGCTGCGCGGACACGCCGACATCGGCATGGTGATTCTCACCGGTTTGTTCACCTTGATCACCGCACCTGTGGTGGCCAACCGGGTCGGGCAGCTGGCCTATCACGAGCAGAACATCCGCGATGACCTGTTGACCCGCGACGAGATGGCGGAATTCGGGGACACTGGGGGCGATGGCCAGAACTGA
- a CDS encoding monovalent cation/H+ antiporter complex subunit F — MTVVWIIAAAMLTAAAAITMFRVLAGPSTLDRLVSLDTLIAVTMCGIGTWAAFSLDTTVTYSLTALALISFVGSVSVARFRVPDTDDPRPRLRPRRGQR, encoded by the coding sequence ATGACGGTTGTCTGGATCATCGCCGCGGCCATGCTGACCGCGGCCGCGGCCATCACCATGTTCCGCGTGCTGGCCGGTCCGAGCACCCTGGACCGGCTGGTCTCGCTGGACACCCTGATCGCGGTGACGATGTGCGGCATCGGCACGTGGGCGGCGTTCAGCCTCGACACCACGGTCACCTACAGCCTGACCGCGCTGGCGTTGATCAGCTTCGTCGGCTCGGTCAGCGTCGCCCGCTTCCGCGTGCCCGACACCGACGATCCACGACCACGGCTCCGGCCACGTCGGGGGCAGCGATGA
- a CDS encoding Na+/H+ antiporter subunit E, whose amino-acid sequence MRHLALRIWLLCFLMLVWVLLWGHVSVANVASGLIVAAVITVLLPLPSVPVEGKLHPLSLLKLVALVGYYLVLSSFQVAWMAIRPGPPPLVAVLRANLPELKSDLVLALAVNIFNLIPGSIVLEIDQARRILYVHLIDVGSEATVQRFYRQVEQVQRLLVAAFERESDWQPSPDREAGRA is encoded by the coding sequence ATGAGACACCTCGCGCTTCGGATCTGGCTGCTGTGCTTCCTGATGTTGGTCTGGGTGCTGCTGTGGGGCCATGTCTCGGTGGCCAATGTGGCGAGCGGGCTGATCGTCGCGGCGGTCATCACGGTGCTGCTGCCACTGCCGTCGGTGCCCGTCGAGGGCAAGCTACATCCGCTGTCCCTCCTCAAACTCGTTGCGCTGGTGGGCTATTACCTGGTGCTCTCGTCGTTCCAGGTGGCCTGGATGGCGATCCGGCCGGGCCCACCGCCGCTGGTCGCCGTGCTGCGCGCCAACCTGCCTGAGCTGAAGTCCGATCTGGTGCTGGCCCTCGCGGTCAACATCTTCAATCTGATCCCCGGCTCGATCGTGCTGGAGATCGACCAGGCCCGCCGCATTCTCTATGTCCACCTCATCGATGTCGGCTCGGAGGCCACCGTGCAGCGGTTCTACCGTCAGGTCGAGCAGGTCCAGCGGCTGCTGGTGGCGGCGTTCGAGCGGGAAAGCGACTGGCAGCCGTCCCCCGACCGGGAGGCAGGGCGCGCATGA
- a CDS encoding Na+/H+ antiporter subunit D: MTAQALIPLPVLIPALAAALTLVAGRRPQLQRIITQVALAAVVAVCAALVYLADRDGTLVLHVGGWGQTVPGMGPLGITLVVDRLSALMLVVSSIVLLAVVAYAIGQGIRDGDERQPVSIFMPTYLVLSAGVCTAFLAGDLFNLFVGFEVLLSASFVLLTIGASEERVRAGISYVMVSMVSSLIFLIGIALVYAATGTLNLAELALRLDDVPAGTRNALFSVLLVAFGIKAAVFPLSTWLPDSYPTAPAPVTAVFAGLLTKVGVYAIIRAHALLFPGGSLDSVLLVAGLLTMVIGILGAIAQSDIKRLLSFTLVSHIGYMVFGVALGNQLGMSGAIYYVAHHIVVQTTLFLVVGLIERQAGASTLNRLGGLAAASPLLAFVFVVPALNLGGIPPFSGFIGKVALMEAGAANGSALAWTLVAGGVVTSLLTLYVVARVWTKAFWRSRADAPEGHLAGAAPAVLLDDIEDVEFADRDSVGRMPAGMLVPTAALIAVGLALTVAATPIFAYTERSATEVLDRGQYISAVLGGTSR; this comes from the coding sequence ATGACGGCCCAGGCGTTGATCCCGCTGCCGGTGCTGATCCCGGCACTGGCAGCCGCGCTCACGCTCGTCGCCGGACGCCGTCCGCAGTTGCAGCGGATCATCACCCAGGTCGCACTCGCGGCGGTCGTGGCGGTCTGCGCGGCGCTGGTCTACCTGGCCGATCGCGACGGAACCCTGGTGCTGCACGTCGGCGGGTGGGGCCAGACCGTGCCCGGCATGGGCCCGCTCGGCATCACGCTCGTCGTCGACCGGCTCTCGGCCCTCATGCTCGTGGTGTCGTCCATCGTCCTGCTGGCAGTGGTCGCCTACGCCATCGGGCAGGGTATCCGCGACGGCGATGAACGCCAGCCCGTGTCGATCTTCATGCCCACGTATTTGGTGCTCTCGGCCGGTGTCTGTACCGCGTTCCTGGCCGGTGACCTGTTCAACCTTTTCGTGGGTTTCGAAGTGCTGTTGTCCGCGAGCTTCGTACTGCTGACCATCGGGGCCAGTGAGGAACGGGTCCGGGCCGGCATCTCGTATGTGATGGTTTCGATGGTGTCGTCGCTGATCTTCCTGATCGGCATCGCGCTGGTGTACGCCGCCACCGGCACGCTGAACCTGGCCGAGCTGGCGCTGCGTCTCGACGATGTGCCCGCCGGTACCCGCAACGCGCTGTTCTCTGTCCTGCTGGTCGCCTTCGGCATCAAGGCCGCGGTGTTCCCGCTGTCGACGTGGCTGCCCGACTCCTACCCGACCGCACCGGCGCCGGTGACCGCGGTGTTCGCCGGGTTGCTGACGAAAGTCGGTGTGTACGCGATCATCCGGGCCCATGCGCTGCTGTTTCCCGGCGGCAGCCTGGATTCGGTGCTGCTGGTGGCAGGCCTGCTCACGATGGTCATCGGCATCCTGGGCGCCATCGCGCAGAGCGACATCAAGCGGTTGCTGTCGTTCACGTTGGTCAGTCACATCGGCTACATGGTCTTCGGCGTCGCGCTGGGCAACCAGCTGGGTATGTCCGGCGCGATCTACTACGTCGCCCACCACATCGTCGTGCAGACGACACTGTTCCTGGTGGTCGGGCTGATCGAGCGTCAGGCCGGGGCGTCCACGTTGAACCGGCTCGGCGGGCTGGCCGCGGCGAGTCCGCTGCTGGCTTTCGTGTTCGTCGTCCCCGCCCTCAATCTGGGTGGTATCCCGCCGTTCTCGGGCTTCATCGGCAAGGTGGCGCTCATGGAGGCCGGTGCCGCGAACGGGTCGGCGCTGGCCTGGACCCTGGTTGCCGGTGGTGTCGTCACCAGCCTGCTCACCCTCTACGTGGTGGCGCGGGTGTGGACAAAGGCGTTCTGGCGGTCCAGGGCCGACGCGCCAGAAGGGCATCTGGCCGGGGCTGCGCCGGCGGTGCTGCTCGACGACATCGAGGATGTCGAGTTCGCCGATCGCGACAGTGTGGGCCGGATGCCCGCGGGCATGCTGGTGCCGACGGCGGCACTGATCGCGGTGGGGTTGGCCTTGACCGTCGCTGCCACCCCGATCTTCGCCTACACCGAACGCTCGGCCACCGAAGTGCTCGACCGCGGCCAGTACATCTCGGCGGTTCTTGGAGGCACGTCAAGATGA